A window of Rhinolophus ferrumequinum isolate MPI-CBG mRhiFer1 chromosome X, mRhiFer1_v1.p, whole genome shotgun sequence contains these coding sequences:
- the NAP1L2 gene encoding nucleosome assembly protein 1-like 2 produces the protein MAESADHKELLESSQEEIGNKMMMEGPGKIADCGEGAAAGSGEGGEKGEDADEDSGSDRPRGLIGYLLDTDFVESLPVKVKLRVLALKKLQTRVANLESKFLREFHGIERKFAEMYQPLLEKRRQIINAIYEPTKEECEYKSDSEDSDDEEMYDEEEMCGNKKGLVHECMDEDTGYEDDYYDYAVEDEDDDDDDGHDDDIEAAGEDNKEEEDPKGIPDFWLTVLKNVDTLTPLIKKYDEPILKLLTDIKVKLSDPGEPLSFTLEFHFNPNVYFKNELLTKTYVLKSRLAYFDPHPYRGTAIEYCTGCDIDWNEGKNVTLKTIKKKQKHRIWGTIRTVTEDFPKDSFFNFFTPYGINLNGKDGNDDFLLGHNLRTYIIPRSVLFFSGDALESQQEGVVREVNDAIYDKIIYDNWMAAIEEVKACCKNLEAIVEDIDR, from the coding sequence ATGGCCGAGTCAGCCGACCACAAGGAACTGTTAGAATCCAGCCAAGAAGAGATTGGTAATAAGATGATGATGGAGGGGCCGGGGAAAATAGCGGACTGCGGCGAAGGAGCCGCCGCTGGGTCTGGGGAAGGCggggaaaaaggtgaagatgCTGATGAGGACTCAGGATCAGACCGTCCAAGAGGACTTATCGGTTATCTTTTAGATACGGACTTCGTTGAAAGTCTACCTGTGAAAGTGAAGTTGCGTGTGTTAGCCCTTAAAAAGCTTCAAACTAGAGTGGCAAATCTAGAATCCAAATTCCTGAGGGAATTTCATGGAATTGAAAGAAAGTTTGCTGAAATGTATCAACCCTTATTGGAAAAAAGACGTCAGATCATCAATGCAATCTATGAACCTACAAAAGAGGAATGTGAATATAAATCAGACTCTGAGGACTCTGACGACGAGGAGATGTATGATGAGGAAGAGATGTGTGGTAATAAGAAGGGTCTGGTACATGAATGCATGGATGAGGATACCGGTTACGAGGACGATTATTATGATTACGCTGTTGAAGACgaggacgacgacgacgacgacggcCATGACGATGACATTGAGGCTGCTGGAGAAGataataaagaagaagaagatcCTAAAGGAATTCCTGATTTTTGGCTGACTGTCTTAAAAAATGTTGACACACTCACTCCTTTGATTAAGAAATATGATGAGCCTATTCTGAAGCTCCTGACGGATATTAAAGTGAAGCTTTCAGATCCTGGTGAGCCTCTCAGTTTCACATTAGAATTTCACTTCAATCCCAatgtatatttcaaaaatgagCTGTTGAcaaagacctatgtgctgaagTCAAGGCTGGCATATTTTGATCCTCACCCCTACAGGGGAACTGCAATTGAGTATTGCACAGGCTGTGACATAGAttggaatgaaggaaaaaacGTCACTTTGAAAACCATCAAGAAGAAGCAGAAACACCGGATCTGGGGAACAATCCGAACTGTGACCGAAGATTTCCCCAAGGATtcattcttcaatttctttactcCTTATGGAATCAACTTAAATGGAAAGGATGGAAATGATGATTTTTTACTTGGTCACAATTTACGTACTTACATAATCCCAAGGTCAGTGTTATTTTTCTCAGGTGATGCACTTGAATCTCAGCAGGAGGGGGTAGTTAGGGAAGTTAATGATGCAATTTATGACAAAATTATTTACGATAACTGGATGGCTGCAATTGAGGAGGTTAAAGCCTGTTGCAAAAATCTTGAGGCAATAGTAGAAGACATTGATCGCTAA